The Malus domestica chromosome 13, GDT2T_hap1 genome includes a window with the following:
- the LOC114821371 gene encoding uncharacterized protein: MVSTRSTVQKLIPLDPELEQNLRRRRREQNLQRVRPLQETFLQSDFDLHNKEKMAFVIPEAGLPLGDSLTAHITNIPSCITYPTVEEGTAFEIKQHMLNILPTFHGLSSDDPNMHIAEFLMGCKNILVRGFSAESIKLRLFPYTLKDQARRWLLTLPSGSFTTWAQLSENFLNKYYPASKTLDIRTQILSFAQKPNEEFHEAWERFKELIRKCPHSGINTTDQMHIFFRGLNMTTKTLVNASCGGNYKDKNAQEACLLFEKMAEDTQQWAVEQPQSRSAFEMSTGSPYVTAQIEKMEKRLDAKFDMLLQRMPGSQVAVQQSLQSACSICSLTNHDFLSCPHKDAYPEFMAEQVNSFNNFQRPRYDPYSNFYNPGWRDHPNLKWDKDQHTRPQFQQQVPQHAAPKAAWEVAIEKLANTTSQEIQNLHASMKNMEKQIGQIALQVSERAPGSFPSQTVPNPRGREECNAVHTLRSGKSYISKHENSVENSQAAELPQPKSANFADSEISADSGQSQERSENTAEATTKTAERVYEPPMPYPERLKPKAKDQQLTDFMKTLAKVQINLPLIDAIKNIPSYAKFLKDVCTKKKKLVDSEKVILTEQCSAVLLHKLPPKKKDPGSFTISCTIGNCDFSSALIDLGASVNLMPYSVFKRLGEGELKPTSSIIQLADRSITYPRGVIEDVIVKVDNLYLPADFMVLDMDEDLTTPIILGRPFLATARTLIDVEAGTLTFRVEDQTVVFKFFEASIHSGDEQECMRVDALDGLPSAKFMNRSSTDHLSIKPPNLTRDCTSPKPQQQMVLHEDQPINTMKKYENLPSSPNFKKIQPGKKVWLLSSDFKTFPGKQESRWKGPFLVTKVFQNGNVDIKAKGTDFSLKVANVKNKARPMLESCTQQQV; encoded by the exons ATGgtcagcacccgttcaacagtgCAGAAATTGATTCCACTTGATCCAGAACTTGAGCAGAATTTAAGGAGGAGGCGCAGAGAGCAAAATTTGCAGCGGGTTCGTCCTCTGCAGGAGACTTTTCTGCAATCAGACTTTGACCTgcacaacaaagaaaaaatggcGTTTGTAATTCCAGAGGCAGGTCTGCCCCTGGGTGATTCACTGACAGCCCATATAACAAATATACCCAGTTGCATTACATATCCGACAGTGGAGGAAGGGACTGCATTTGAAATAAAACAGCACATGTTGAATATTCTACCTACGTTTCATGGGTTATCATCTGATGATCCTAACATGCACATTGCAGAATTTTTAATGGGGTGCAAAAACATTTTGGTGAGGGGATTTTCAGCTGAATCTATTAAGTTGCGGTTATTTCCATACACTCTAAAAGATCAGGCAAGGAGATGGCTCCTCACACTCCCATCAGGAAGCTTTACAACTTGGGCCCAACTCAGTGAAAATTTTTTAAACAAGTATTATCCGGCTTCTAAGACCCTTGACATAAGAACACAGATTTTATCTTTCGCCCAAAAACCGAATGAAGAGTTTCATGAGGCGTGGGAGCGATTTAAGGAGTTGATTAGAAAATGTCCACATTCGGGTATTAACACTACTGATCAAATGCACATATTTTTCAGAGGGTTGAATATGACTACAAAAACTCTTGTCAACGCATCATGCGGAGGTAATTACAAAGACAAAAATGCACAAGAggcttgtttgttatttgaaaaaatggcagAAGATACTCAGCAGTGGGCAGTGGAGCAGCCACAATCTAGGTCAGCTTTTGAGATGTCTACTGGTTCTCCATATGTTAcagcacaaattgaaaaaatggagaaaaggcttgacgcaaaatttgacatgttattaCAAAGAATGCCAGGTTCTCAAGTTGCTGTACAGCAGTCCTTACAATCTGCCTGCAGCATTTGCAGTTTgacaaatcatgattttttgagCTGTCCACATAAAGATGCTTATCCGGAGTTTATGGCGGAGCAGGTTAATtcattcaataattttcaacgtCCCAGATATGACCCGTATTCAAATTTCTACAacccaggttggagagatcatccgaATTTAAAGTGGGACAAAGATCAACACACTAGGCCTCAATTTCAACAGCAGGTACCACAACATGCTGCACCTAAGGCTGCTTGGGAagttgcaattgaaaaattagCAAATACTACCAGTCAAGAAATCCAAAATCTGCATGCATCAatgaaaaatatggaaaaaCAAATTGGGCAAATTGCTTTGCAGGTTTCAGAAAGGGCACCAGGTTCATTTCCTAGTCAAACAGTACCTAATCCAAGAGGACGAGAGGAATGCAATGCTGTACACACTTTACGGTCTGGCAAAAGTTACATCAGCAAACATGAAAATTCTGTTGAAAATTCGCAGGCAGCAGAACTGCCTCAACCTAAATCTGCAAATTTTGCAGATTCTGAAATTTCTGCAGATTCTGGGCAGTCTCAAGAAAGATCCGAAAATACTGCAGAAGCTACCACAAAAACTGCAGAACGTGTTTATGAGCCTCCTATGCCCTACCCAGAAAGGTTGAAGCCTAAAGCTAAAGATCAACAGTTGACAGATTTTATGAAAACTCTGGCTAAGGTTCAAATTAATCTTCCATTAATTGATGCAATCAAGAACATTCCAtcttatgccaagtttttgaaggacgtttgtacaaagaaaaagaagcttgtGGATTCCGAAAAAGTGATTCTAACAGAACAGTGCAGTGCGGTCTTATTGCATAAATTGCCTCCAAAGAAAaaagatccagggagttttacTATCTCTTGCACCATTGGAAATTGTGATTTTAGtagtgctttaattgatttaggtgctagtGTAAACTtaatgccatattctgttttcaAACGTCTAGGTGAAGGGGAGCTGAAGCCAACCTCCAGTATTATTCAATTGGCTGACCGTTCAATTACCTACCCTAGAGgagtcattgaagatgttattgtGAAAGTTGACAATTTATATTTACCGGCTGATTTTATGGTGTTGGACATGGATGAGGATTTGACAacgcccattattttgggccgcCCATTTCTGGCAACAGCCCGGACTCTTATTGACGTTGAAGCCGGAACATTAACATTCCGGGTTGAAGATCAAACTGTTGTTTTCAAGTTCTTTGAAGCAAGCATACATTCAGGTGACGAGCAAGAATGCATGCGTGTTGATGCATTGGATGGTTTACCAAGTGCCAAGTTTATGAACAGATCATCAACTGACCATCTGTCCATAAAGCCTCCAAATTTAACTCGTGATTGTACAAGTCCTAAACCACAGCAGCAAATGGTGCTACATGAAGACCAGCCAATTAACACtatgaaaaaatatgaaaatttgccaagcagcccaaattttaagaaaatacagcctggtaaaaaagtgtggttatTAAGTTCAGATTTCAAGACATTTCCAGGGAAACAAGAGTCTCGATGGAAAGGCCCTTTTCTGGTTACAAAAGTTTTTCAGAATGGTAATGTGGACATTAAGGCTAAGGGCACAGATTTCTCATTGAAG GTTGCGAACGTGAAAAATAAAGCGCGTCCTATGCTGGAATCCTGCACCCAACAGCAAGTCTAA